The genomic stretch ttggactgttttccatcagtcagtttgtcctcttggtcagcagtaacagctaaatatctagcttctactgctgagaaaaagatcacattagcatggattagcaaccctgttactgtgattagagtagggttagcaaacaacacagaaaacatggaataaaaatgctaccattgatgtgtaagctgaacCAATccagcctttgatagtttattacttattattgatgaatatggagcagaaaattgtaaaagagaaggttaagttttcaaaaatattgaagcccaaatgtcctccagttctggaatgatccaaaTTCAATGCATATTTAGCACttttctaaaaacaaacaagcaaaaaaacttCACTAAAGTAGGAGCGACTATTGTTTCTAACTGCATGATGCTGAGCAGGCGTTCCTAATAAAGTGTTCAGTGATTATAGTGATGCTCAGATATTCAGCCTGTGAGAAAGTTGCagtacagcagcagaaatattCAACTTTAAGTAAAAGCTGTGCATTCaaatttaagtaaaaatacGGAATGAGACTGACTTTTTGGTCAATAACGACATAAGTGAAGATATTTCCACCATGATTTGATGCAGGAAATGAACAAACTGGTGCACGATTTCACAAAATGCAAAAGATGAAGTGTGCAGCAGAATAATCCATATTTAATATAAACAGGGCTGGAATCAGTTCGATAtgcaatacaaaaaacaaacaatacaaaatgtatACATGTGTATTTATCTCttgttttgatgcttttctttatACCCTATTTTCTTGACAAAACTTTtgtaaaatcaatcaaaaatcaaatcaaagttgaattaattaatttataatgcaGGTTTTAAACCAACAAgaggtgaccaaagtgctgaaCTGgtaaaatagacagaaaacaggatcagaatgaaataaaaataaatataaaacaattttttaaaggACAGAACAGGATAAAACCATGTAAAGATCGATTTATATTGGGATACTGATTAAGATTAACATataatactgaaaataaaactaaagtttTAATTGAGTAATAACGTTTGACAGAGTGCCTCTCTGGTTGGAAGAACATTGATGTGAAAACTGATCCCTGGGTTTGAAAATCAATCAGTTAATCAAACTTTATtacagagtcagagtccagataaaagacacagaataaATAGCATGCAGTAAACACACTTAGAAAACACGGTTTAAAGGGAATAGAGATCAGTGTCCTCACCGGAAATCAGAACCTGCCTGggaaaaatcataattttacgTTGTGTTCAATCTCACGGCAATTCTGCGACACCTTTGACTGAATTTAAAACTGTACAGCGCACAGGAGCTGCTGATGGTTAATTCGGCCGATTTAATTTTCCCAAAATACTCCAATGGAAAGTCCAACGAGCAGAAGACAAAAGGAAATAAATCGTATTTTCTCAGGTAGAGTTGTAATATCGCTTTATTTTTCGCCGCCCACAAGTCCTCACGGGTTaaagaaatgtataaaataaaataaagaaaaaataaaataaataaaatagaaatgcgCGATGGCCACGTTACGACGGTGACGCCGTTGCTATGGCGACGCACCACAAACACTGGGCAACAGGTTTCTGACACATTTCGGCTCATTTTCCGTCCggtaagataaaaaaaattctcctgGGTTCCACTTAAACCTCAGTAATGTTCAATTATAATTCAATggtaaaaactgtatttatttattaaagagGCGAAACTGGGTTGTGCTGCTAACACACAGCTAGGCTAGTTGCTATGTTTAGCTAGCTGAGGCTAATTTATATATTCCGTTTGTAGATAGAACTGTAAGAGCCGTGTTGTCGTAGCTACATGTAGTCTTTCTGTATTAGTTATAATTTATTTACACACAGGACATGATGTGAGGTTAGCTTCTGAGCCAAAGTGAAAGCTGAAACTGAGCTACAacggttttttttgtttgtttttttgggggggagggTTTAGCTCCACTTACTGTCTTAAAGGCTGCTAGACATTCCAGTTTAAGATGTGTGAAAGATTTAGGTTCAACGTGAAAATAGCAGCTGCCAGTGTTTTAATTAACAGAATAACATTGTCACAGTCGACTTTTATTGACCCCAGACAGTGGTAgaaacaacagaagtgagtgcaACCCTGTGCAGTattacttaaatgtcaaatgattatCAATTGAATCACTgtaaagtaatctgattacttctGAGCTGAACACTAGAGTGTTTACTGTGCTGTAAAAGTAAGAACAAACCCACAGTAGGAACTCACTGCATCAAAAATCAGGTCACCTTTCAttatattcatttcattttttcaatatttcatatgtccacttttatttttgataaagaCTAAAATCTCCTCGACATGGAGGATACCACATTTCTGGATAGATGTTCTGTCATTCTTTAGAAACTATTCCTGTAAAGCGTTCTATTATATCAAAGTCAGGGCgcatatttgcatatttgtcaggtgattttgtgcttttagaagttatcatgtttgaatatttgTCCTTTAtgagcttctgcagactggaagTCATCTTATCAGCCAGTATTGTTGTTTATGCACAGACGTTCATGTCATCTACCCAACACCTTTTCCACTCATGCAGACCCATATCATCACATTACCACCTCTGGTCTTCACtgccaggactatgcattcactgcgGTAGTCCTgatcaggttcacaccaaacatgttggactccatctgagctgaacaaattcatcatctgaccaaagaaccttctcccaacatccatcaggcttcttttcttGTTCATGTAGCAAAGTTAAGCTTTCCGTTTTCTACTGAAGAGAAAAGTTGTTTTCATGAATGCCATCcttagaggttgatgttctgaagagTCTGAACTTCACAGAAAGcctgatttccactgataaccTCTTTGTCAAATCTGAAGCAGCAGccgtttgtttttcacagattgTGAAAATAGTTCATTGTCcctggagtcattttaggaggacgaccaccgcagccatgattagtggtactatggctccgtctgtacctcctgattactgctgcgaCTGTGTTTCACTGATCTCCTTGTATCCTTTTCTATCTTTGTGTCATcgcacaatcagattttttggTTGCTCTGGCATTTCTTCACCACCAtccatgatgcagacatcaACACAACCCATATGTCTTAAACTAAGATGCTTAACAGCTTATTTTATAGCCgtgttcatgcagttaggcaGACTGAAAATCACAGGTGATCATAGTCGTGTTTACTTTTGTTGCGTTAGGATTCTACTGTGGGGCCTGTGTTTTCAATATAGTCTCTTGAtagtatttgtttgtttgattattCATAAGAGGAAATGCTattcaacttagaaataatgcagatCTTGAGAGTTAAGACGACTtaaaatagtttgacatttaattGTTGTTGCACAGGGGTGTAATCGTTTCTGTTGTATGCTGAAAGCAAAAGTACCAATGCaagaatgtaaaaatacaagCAAAAGTCCTGTATGAAAAATCACGctgaagtaaaagtactttGTAGCAAGTTAAAGTATTAAAGCTGCTGGAGACGCCCTACAAGTAATTATCATCTGTCTACACATGACAATGCTGATGAAATCTCTCAGTATTATATATTACCATTAATCTGCTGATTCTACTGTTGCTTTTGAGTCTTTTCCAAACTAGACTTGCATCATTTTACCTGGAATGTGTTATGTTGAAGTTTGATTTTAATGCCGtaacttaaccctcgtgtcgtcctgcgagtcaaaattgacctgttttaaagtttgaaaatgtggaagaagagatatattttcacagtgaaacttctgatgtccacattttcaacatttttgggaaatctttgaacattttttggtggaaaaaaagaaatgctaaaaatgtttcttgaagaacattcacataaaaatcaaccaaaatccagtgaattccgctggattttggtagatttttttgtgaatgttcttcaagaaaatattagaaattttactgatatatatggaatcactttagatattttcaggatttttttgggaagatttttactgatttttgaaaatattttcaagaattttcttgtcaaatttgggggattttttaaaataaaacttttaagggaaacttttaaggaattattggaattttcttcctgaaggttttgcaaattttcagaaatttgaggaatttttttgctgaatttttggatttttttcagacaaggaaacaatatttttttggtgtccgtaaatgaggacaacaggagggttaagcaacGTTTCTTGTCCTTCTCCTCGAGTGGATTTGTGCCGTTTTCATGCATCCATCAGCAACAGAATCTGAATTTTCCTGTAATCTGATATTTTTACTGAAACAAACAATCGTGtattaacttttattttgtagcctGAAACACAACCGTGAACCTCTGAATCTGAATTCCTATCTGCTGTGTTTTGCAGCGTGAGCTAAAGTgggagaaagaagaggaggaatcATGCCAAAGAAAACCAAGAAAGGTGGCGGTAAGACGGAGGAGGAGAGgctggtgcagcagcagcagagagctcaggctgaggaggagatggccaagaagaaggaggagacgCTCACACTGTTTCTGAAGGTCTTTAAACATCAGCATGAAGAACCACAATCAGACACTCTGTGCTATTTGTTGCACCTGGAGTCTCTAAAAAGCTCAAATCCTCccgacagacagcagcagctcctcactGTGTAATAGGTGTGGACACGGCAGGACTGTGGTTTTTCTGTCGTCTGTAGGAGCAGTTTTGTTCAATGACACCGTGGTGGTTAATGGTTTAAGCTTCTGGGCTGTTTCAGTAAGAAGCAGGAGGATGATGAGCAGTTAAACGTTCTAGAGAAGCTCTAAAGGAAGTCTTAAAACCTCTGAAGCACAAGCAGATCCTGGAGGTTTTTTGTTCTCGTCacgtttttcctcactgtggctcatttttcactagaATATAAAGTTCTGAACCTCTAAGGCAGGAGGGTCAAACTCGTTATAGTTtgggggccacattcagcccaatttgatctcaagtgggctggaccagtaaaattcCAGCATAATAACTCATAAATAACTccgcatttttttctttattttaatccaaataagtacattctgaaaaagttcatatttaatgaattatctttttgcaaaaccttATGAACAACccgaaatttcttaagaaaaataagtgaaattttaacagaattatgcctcagtttatcatttacacattacaactgcCAGATCACAGTTCATctacaaaaagtacaaaacattcagtcacagtatctggaactgaacaatgtagtattttctaacttgtcaagatctcaattttttttaaaaattagcatAATACTACACTGATGTGGAAATcagtgtagtaatcctgaccaccacaCCACACAAAATAAAGTGGAAACTATAAAGAAAGAAGGTTCAGTTgtctccctgccttgtaaatgtataaaatgtatacatacaaaacacataaaaattgTGGCAGTATAGTGGGCATATTTAAATTAGCAATTGCTTTTACTGAAAAACTGTGCTTCATgttgtctctgtaatttttacactttgcaaagtcatcccatgGGCCGGACTGGAGCCCCAggcgggccggttttgaccCATGGGCCATATGTTTCACACCCCTggtctatggaaacagaacaaccatgaagaaggagagagaactaaaacatgtcttctgtgcagaatgacagtCAGACTGACAGGGATCCAAAAAAAGAAGCGGagtttagaatagaatagaatagaatagaatagaatagaatagaatagaatagaatagaatagaagatttttattgtcaCTTCCTCAAAACAGACATTTGTACTAAGCGCCATGCATTTAAAAGCAATCGAAAtacaatatgaataaaatgtataaaaatcagTGTATGAATTGGCCATAGTGCAATATCCTCCTGAGACCCGGCCTATTCACTTATGTCCTTTATAATGGACATTTTGTTCACCTGTATATTTCTTAAGTATTTAGAGTTACCCTTCCAAGCCCTATTGTATTCTGTAGGGGACATCCTGGGCTTTCCAGTGATGTGTCATGTGATGGGTTTGCATGCTgggaactttatttttttcctgtatcaAGATGGCTGCTATACCAGCAACCACATTTTATGGAAAGAGGAGAGGTAAGTCAAATATTCATTATCTATTGCTATTTTTACCATGATAACTATATATATTCTTGTTCATAAACATGTTAAGaacaatatttttacatctgAAAACAGTTTcgttatttatgttttgaaataaCAGGCCTTTAATGAATGTCAACTGTGGTGGACACCAGGACCATTTTAATGTAATCAATGACTGCATATTGTTGTAGGAGAAAGAAGTGAAGCAGAGAGGATTCTATACCAGATAGTAGAGGGAGATTCAGATTTGGAGCTTTCAGATGAGGAAAAGGATGCAGAAGATGAGTATCAGCCTGTgacagatgatgatgaaggagaagaagaagatgcagGAGAATCTGATGAGACAGAGTTAGAGCCAGAGAGGGAGCAACAAAGTCGTCGTGATCTATGATCCAGGACTAGCTTGtaggttttatttagtttcaggctaatttattacattttatcatcatgttatattattgtagtatttgtactatgtaaatgctgttaaaaataTGCAAGTTACGTAAAAATTTGCTTCTAAAGCTAGTCAATAGGGAGTCATATCATATCCATGACACTGAAATTACTGCATTAATTGAAATTGATGTGAAAAAATTTCACTGTTACTCTTTTTATtaacttgaatttttttgtgtgttttttcttgatcaTCCATCATAATAGATTCACACCTGTGCTACCTGTGCTTCCTGGCTATCAAGATGACCCTAAAATTCGTGAATACTGGAGTCCAATCCAGTACTTTTCACAGTACATTTTTTCAGGCAGATATCGTCCTGCTGTCCTCTACAATGGACATgttgtgaaattaaaataaaaaatattttttaaaaaatgaaaattgtaaagtgatttttttaggCCCAAATGGATAGGACatcacacaaaaagagaaattgtAAGACACTTTTTTCCCTTGGTTCTCAGGAGGATATAGTGACGGCTTATTGAGGTCATAGTAGTGCAATCTGGTAGCAGCTTGTTGAGATGTACAGTACAAATTTGTTTGATTACTTAATTTGcaacaattgaaaaaaaaacctgcttgaATTAACGTATAGAGCAGTTCTCCATGTACCCACGAGTGTCACCAACACTaggaaaaaatggtggctcaTGCTACAGATATTTAggtatttatatttttccaaCCTTTACAAACTGTCACCACTCAGCACATGAACTCCATAAAGATATGTCACCGTTCTGGACGTTtcttccaacaacctgctcttctgtttgctgttttaaaaccatgctgcattcattttattggTCCAGTTTGttttgtggaaacactgcctgcagttcaacctagaAACACAGAATTTTCCATGAGTCAGTAACGGTTTCTGGAGCTTAAAGTGTTGCTGATTTTACAGGATCTTGTGCAAACACAACATGtagaaaagtgattttgatgaaacatcacgattttaagcttagaatttgttcattttcctgACAGAGCTCGCTCATGACACATTCAAGGACCATAGGAATGTTGACAATATGAGGATTTTTTCTatctttacagtttctggctgataactGATGTAGTTTtgacaattaaaaaacaaaaaacaaaaattcttttaaatccaCAAGGAATAAATAATTAACCGAGACTAACACTTCCTGGTCGTGTTTGCTTCTTCTGATGTTTCTCTGCCTGAATCAGGACAAGctgcagaaggaggagaggaacaCGGCGGTCAACCAGCTGAAGCTGAACGAAAACTGGAGGACGACCCTCCGTCAGACTCGAGCCGCCGAGCTCCGTGAAGACGCCGTGGTGCTGCAGCAGACGCTGGAGAGGAAGCTGGACGAGCTGAACGTCATCATCCAGGTGGGAGCTTCACCTCCTCCATGCTCTGCTGGTCAGAAGCTGGAAGTCCAGAAGCATTTCTACCTGCTGTGTGTTAAACAACAGCCTCcaagcatccatccattatctatacaccacttgatcctcattagagtcgtgGTGGGGCTTGAGTCTATCTCAgatgacttggggtgaaggcaggggatatcttggacaggtcaccagtctgtcgcagggctacacatagagacaaacaatcacacctatTTAGAATTaacagttaacctcagcatgtttttggactgtgggaggaagccagaatacccggagaaaacccacgcattcacagggagaacatgcaaactccatgcagaaagatcccgggaaagccgggacgatcttctagctacaaggctaaagtgctaaccactacgtcactgtgcagcccaacagcctccaagcagcaacctgcaaactgaaaatgtgaagtTTTGCTGAAGGCTGTGTGCAATAAGGCAGAACTGCTTGTTTCTTTCAGTAAATAGTTATAAGAAAGAgaatttttcccacattttctaTCTCACAGGGACGTCAGTGATCTTCTGATAGATGCAGACAGTGGACTAGTTTCTGTACTTCTTAAACCTCAATAGTGTTCAACTATATTTTAATATCTGATGGTAAaaactttagttttttaaaagaagtgaAACTAGGGGTTCTGTTGCTAACACAGAGCTAGGTTAGTTCCTATGTTTGGCTAGCTTAAGCTAATGTAAGTATTTCGTTTGTAGACAACAGGAGCCCTGTTGTCGTAgctacactacaggccaaaagtgtttgcacaaaaaaagatCATCATTTCATTGgtttgcaacaaaataaacactgtcccaaaacaagcacactcaggaaaatgcaccccaccacagaaacccaccacaaaaacacccaacAGTCAGGAACATCTTGAAGAACATGACAATAACCCAAGATGTTGGTTTGACCTCCCaacttcctagaccccattctgatcaagcatcaacaggatacAGTGGAACAAATTTGATTCCCTGaggccccactgcacaacccagagcacccaagggatccactgccaacatcctggATGCAGACCCCATAGGAGACAcagagaggtcctctggtccaagCCCAGTGGTTCAGACCAcataagggggaccaacacaacattaggcaggtggttttaatgttatgcctgatcggtgcaTATATAATGAAGAGATCATAGATCAGGATTAAGTAAAACACCAGGAAGGAGGGAGATCACAGAAATGGCATGAACAATAACGTGGAAGAGAATTATGAGTAGAAAGAAGAGGAGCAGCTGGTCGAGACAAGGGAACCAATCGGAGGGCAGAAATGTAGGACGGCCGCCAACATGGACCAGTCGCAGTGCCTGTAGAGCCAGTTgggtctttctttctcttgattcccAAAGGTATAAAACCGGCCATCCATTCAGAATTTCAGTCGGAAAATTGTGATATCATGCCTGGAAGCTGGGgatgctattccaaacactgtggggTTGGAAGGGATCAGCTTACtctgtggaaaaggacacaacTTGTAGGGCGCAAAGGGGAAATATtctacaggccaaaagtttggaagccaAATCAGATTTGCACAACAAAGGATCATAGTTTCATTGGTGCACTTtgccaaaataaacatgattattatataaagagtcactcatcagaatagatttttactgtaattatcaggtatttgtatcttgtttctttattcagctgtttctttctgtggtaGTTCTAGAGATGTGGACGCAGTTGAGATTTATTGCGATTTTTTGTTcgcaaactctcaaaagccaaagagctaaagtgaataatgcaacctgggatttgttttttttgtgactcTTGTAAATCTTCTTAACCCTAAAACTAAATCTCTCTTTTCATTTGTTAACATTTATGCAGCAATTGTCTGAGAATTTCAATAGATACCTGAAGGTAAATTAGGGGAAAATGGGACAcatcaatgaaagcaaagtctgatcatgcagtaaatacatcccagaATCCATAGAATTCATACTGTTTTTTAAGAAAGACGTTGTGAACAGAAACTTTAAGTTGCTTCGAAATATTTGGCCTGTAGTCTAAGTTgtgaattggcactatataaataaaactgaattgaatttgtCCACCAGTTATTGAAAAAGCTTCACTTTCCAAGCAGGAACAAGTTCCTCCCAACACCAGAgctgcatcctgggctcagCATCCTGGACTCAGCATCGCCCAGCGATTGTAATCACTTTAAAGAAAGTGTTTTCTCCTCTCAGCAGAATGATGCTGCCTGTGTTTATGCTGCAGAGAAGGGAGAGTCACCTGCAGGAGGTGGAGCGTCAGGCGGCGCATGCTCAGCGCTCTCACCTGCAGCAGGTGGAGCAGCTGTTGGCGCAGCAGGACCGACGGCTGCAGAGCCTGCAGGAGCAGTGGGAGGACTGCATGCAGGACCTGAAGGCCACGCTCAGCGCCGAGAGGTCAGTCCGGCCTCACCTAACATCCACCGATAAGAAAGCTTTATTGTCACTAGACACAGTGTACAATGAAACTCCAGATGACTTTCTCTCTTTTAAACATACAAGACAAATaggttaagaaaataaaacatgatttagAATGAAGTGTGCTTTGATGAAGGTTCATTCCAGGattgttcttgttgttgtttaatttaAGAGTTTCCTccatgaaatgtcagaaaatgaagaaagcccaagatgaaaaatatcttgttttgtccacaacacaAATATAATCAGTTTCAGGTCATAGTGGgacaaaagtacaaaatatttacatttaaaaagctgtaatcaaacaatttatacagtttttccaccagctttttttttagtataaaaatactcaaacacTTAAAGTACTTGTCAAATAGTTGTCGATAGTTATAATACTTGACGATTAGTTGATTAATCATCACATGACAACAAATCTGATAGAAATTCATCCTGATTCTAATATATTCTGGAGGCGACCAAATCAGAGCTAAAAATCAAGTTTAATTAAATTGGAGCTTTTTAGAATTAAGTTTGATTTGATGAGGGTTTATTCTGGGCCAACAATTAatgctgttgttgtttaattgacagttttgttgataaaatgtcagaaaatgatggaaaatacaaCCAAATCAGAGCTAAAAATCAGGATTAATTTATACGTTTTCAGTCTGGCTTTAAATTAGAACTTTTTAGAATGAAATTTGATGAGGGTTTATTCTAGGGCAACAAttaatgctgctgttgttgtttaattgacagttttgtctttaaaatgtgtcataattatttaaaatgtgattaaatcaGAGGTAAAAATCAGGATTAATTAAATACGCTCCCCGTCCAGCTTTAAATTAGAATGTTTAGAATAAAGTTTGGTTTGATGAAGGTTTATTGTGGGACTGCAGCTGATGTTTATCTTCACTGTCAATGAatctgtcagttattttctggtttaattgtctgttaaatgtcagaaaatgatgaaaagtccaagatgacaaatgtcttgttttgcccaCAACACAAGTATATTCAGTTTAAGGTTATGGTGgaaagaaagtagaaaatatcCACAATTAAAAAGCTGTAATCAAACAATTTATAGTTTTCCACCTAAAAGAAATACTCAAACCCTTAAAGTGATACTTAAAGTTGTAATAGCTGTAAAAAGCTGTAATCAGAGAATTTGgccttttttaattttaaaaaatgctaatgaGCTCTTCCTGATATTAAAGCGTCACTACTGATGTGTTTTCAGGAAGCAGATGCTGAGCcagtgtgagcagcagcagctcaaactGCAGGACCTGGTGCTGTCTGCAGATCAGCAGCACAGCGACTGGATGGAGGAGATCCACACGCTCTACAAAAAAAGCCTGTCGCGCCACATGTGCAGCTACCACGACAAGGTAGCTCCCAGGTAGAACCCTCTAACGCTGTGATGGAAGCCCTAGAGGCGGGTCCAGTTTGAGCTGGGTGTGTTCCTCTGTTGGACAGACGTCGGCTCCAGGCGAACACCAGAAGCTGAAGGACACCGAGGCTGTGGAGCAGAAGGCCTGCGACTTCACCAGCCTGGACCAGAAGATCCCCAAGATCCAGAACAGCAGCAAGAGTGATGAGGAGACACAGAAGAAGCTGGAGGTCAGTGCAGCGATGGTCAGAACCATCTGGTaccagagctgcagctgttaaTCAGTTAGCTGTCAACTAACTGGAACTATTTTAATAGCTGATGCATTgagttgtaagaaaaaaaagagtacaAATTCTGctattttctgctttgttttctccTCTATGACcctaaactgaatatctttgtgctgagtacaaaacaagacatttcgtcattttctgacattttacagacaaaaccTTCAATTAAAGAGGAGAAAATAGCTGACATATTAATTGACAGTGAAGATAAACATCAGCTGCAGTCCCAGAATAAACCTTCATCCAAACAAACTTCATTCTAAAAAGTTCTAATTTAAAGCC from Amphiprion ocellaris isolate individual 3 ecotype Okinawa chromosome 14, ASM2253959v1, whole genome shotgun sequence encodes the following:
- the ccdc65 gene encoding dynein regulatory complex subunit 2; protein product: MPKKTKKGGGKTEEERLVQQQQRAQAEEEMAKKKEETLTLFLKDKLQKEERNTAVNQLKLNENWRTTLRQTRAAELREDAVVLQQTLERKLDELNVIIQRRESHLQEVERQAAHAQRSHLQQVEQLLAQQDRRLQSLQEQWEDCMQDLKATLSAERKQMLSQCEQQQLKLQDLVLSADQQHSDWMEEIHTLYKKSLSRHMCSYHDKTSAPGEHQKLKDTEAVEQKACDFTSLDQKIPKIQNSSKSDEETQKKLEEDVLPVREQVMLGKVEGSLMDSDLVAAKNEVNHKCYVLRNTLTRARTAARKQLTEFSVYDENAAGKLQAVFSKAEKLLLVAEMCCKQESVSLSSWSSSSRPTEEQRNTAAEEVGGFLELQQLMQRLNAGVLQQEVLRKHGDDLSRENEQLEMLLFQLDDAIDGRHALLAVSQAPTTTDPSTTGRRHTVIEAVHAVRHCL